The following are encoded in a window of Manihot esculenta cultivar AM560-2 chromosome 8, M.esculenta_v8, whole genome shotgun sequence genomic DNA:
- the LOC110621609 gene encoding protein DETOXIFICATION 24-like, translating to MEVEKPPGKAANSDLKDRVWIESKNLWWIAFPSMLTKVTHFGTIQKFLQTPPKNMIVGWLSAISFVLHLLLSWIFVVKLNLGIPGAMGSIIFTSWCDALVRLRKFHLLNVSNYYYNVINPVSAWVSFNSLELWYYAVLVLLAGYMKNVKTATSAFSIWTMSVQCRRHSLGFYAVSRLPVCYQEERLLAKSESSDLKEKFWEESKQLWKIAFPAIVSRVALFGIYVVTQAFIGHIGKLELAAYAIVQIMAIRFAHGILLGMTSAIDTLCGQAFGAKQYHMLGIYLQRSLIINLGTATVLLPAFIFSEFIFKLLVEQEDIAKLGGYISLWFIPILYFLALHITIQKYLQAQLKNSIVGWVSALSFLLHLVLSWIFVSKLSLGIPGAMIAMIASTWLILVGEFVYVIGGWCPDTWKGFTLAAFSNLFPVLKLSLSSGLMLCLELWYNAPAVLVLLAGYMKNATTEIAAFSICLNVTAWDFMICVGFWAAISVRVANELGRGNARAANLSVKVAVSTSVSIGVFFWILCLAFGRQIAYLFTNEKEVADAVSSLSFLLAFSVLLNSFQAVFSGKYALQF from the exons ATGGAAGTAGAGAAGCCTCCAGGAAAAGCAGCAAACAGCGATTTGAAAGACAGGGTTTGGATTGAATCAAAGAATCTCTGGTGGATTGCATTTCCTTCTATGTTAACAAAGGTTACTCATTTTGGAAC CATCCAGAAGTTCTTACAGACTCCGCCCAAAAACATGATTGTCGGGTGGCTTTCTGCTATTTCATTTGTTCTTCATTTGCTTCTGTCATGGATTTTTGTTGTTAAACTAAACCTGGGAATTCCTGGTGCAATGGGTTCGATTATTTTCACAAGTTG GTGTGATGCTTTGGTAAGGCTAAGAAAATTCCACCTCTTGAATGTTTCCAATTACTACTACAATGTAATAAATCCAGTTTCTGCATGGGTTTCTTTCAATAGCTTGGAGTTATGGTACTATGCTGTCTTAGTCCTGCTGGCTGGATACATGAAAAATGTCAAAACTGCTACATCAGCCTTTTCAATTTG GACAATGTCTGTACAGTGTCGACGTCACAGCTTGGGATTTTATGCTGTGTCTAGGCTTCCTGTCTGCTACCAG GAAGAGAGGCTTCTTGCTAAATCAGAATCTAGTGATTTGAAAGAGAAGTTTTGGGAGGAATCAAAGCAGCTCTGGAAAATTGCATTTCCTGCAATTGTGTCAAGGGTGGCTCTCTTTGGCATCTATGTGGTAACACAGGCATTTATTGGACATATAGGGAAACTAGAACTTGCAGCTTATGCAATTGTCCAAATTATGGCCATAAGATTTGCACATGGCATCCTG CTAGGCATGACTAGTGCTATAGATACTCTCTGTGGCCAAGCATTTGGAGCAAAACAATATCACATGCTGGGTATCtacctgcaaagatcattgatCATCAATCTGGGCACGGCCACGGTTCTGCTTCCTGCCTTCATCTTCTCAGAGTTCATCTTCAAGCTACTGGTTGAACAAGAAGATATCGCTAAACTTGGTGGATATATATCCCTGTGGTTCATTCCAATCCTCTACTTTTTGGCATTACATATAACCATCCAGAAGTATTTACAAGCACAGCTCAAAAACTCCATTGTTGGCTGGGTTTCTGCACTCTCATTTTTGCTTCATCTGGTACTGTCATGGATCTTTGTGAGCAAACTGAGCTTGGGGATTCCTGGAGCAATGATTGCAATGATAGCATCAACATGGTTGATTTTAGTTGGAGAGTTTGTGTATGTTATAGGGGGGTGGTGTCCTGATACTTGGAAGGGATTCACTTTGGCTGCCTTCTCTAATCTGTTTCCTGTGTTGAAGCTATCATTATCCTCAGGTCTCATGCTTTG CTTGGAGTTATGGTACAATGCT CCCGCTGTTTTAGTACTATTGGCAGGATACATGAAAAATGCCACAACTGAAATAGCCGCCTTCTCTATTTG CCTCAATGTCACAGCTTGGGATTTCATGATCTGCGTTGGCTTTTGGGCAGCTATCAG TGTGCGGGTAGCAAATGAATTGGGAAGAGGGAATGCTAGGGCTGCAAATCTTTCTGTGAAAGTGGCTGTCAGTACTTCAGTTTCCATAGGAGTATTCTTCTGGATTTTGTGCTTGGCATTTGGACGTCAAATTGCCTACTTGTTTACAAATGAGAAGGAAGTTGCAGACGCTGTTTCAAGCCTCTCTTTCCTACTTGCTTTCTCAGTTCTTCTTAATAGTTTCCAAGCAGTATTCTCAGGTAAATATGCTCTTCAGTTTTAA
- the LOC110620641 gene encoding protein DETOXIFICATION 24 isoform X2, with amino-acid sequence MEERLIESEAKDINDLKKRIWAENKKIWKVGFPATLARVSQYGMFVVTQSFIGHVGELELAGYALIQIITVRFANGILLGMSSATDTLCGQAFGARQYHMMGVYLQRSWIINFLTATMLLPVFIFSGKIFRLLAFSLQKFLQTQLKNMIVGWLSAASFVVHVILSWIFVSKLNWGIPGAMTAMNISSWLVIIGELVYVFGGWCPDTWRGFTSAAFTDLVPVIKLSISSGLMLCLEFWYNALLVLLAGYMENAATQVSALSICLNITGWEFMLCVGFLTASSVRVSNELGRGDAKAAKFSVKVIFFTSLCVGVLFFFVCLVFDSQIAKLFTNEQDVIKAVSSLSLLLALSVLLNSFQTVLTGVAVGAGRQSMVAYVNMSSYYIVGVPIGVVLGYVAHLQIKGIWIGMTIGVVLQVLLLGYFTSKTNWDEQVIKVSKHLDRWLLSKSEESNNENSI; translated from the exons atggAAGAGAGGCTAATTGAATCAGAAGCAAAAGATATTAACGATTTGAAAAAGAGAATTTGGGCAGAAAACAAGAAGATATGGAAGGTTGGATTTCCTGCAACCTTAGCAAGAGTATCACAATATGGAATGTTTGTAGTAACACAGTCATTCATTGGACATGTCGGGGAGCTAGAACTTGCAGGTTatgcactcatccaaatcattACTGTTAGATTTGCAAATGGGATATTG CTGGGCATGTCAAGTGCTACAGACACTTTATGTGGACAGGCATTTGGAGCAAGACAATATCACATGATGGGTGTCTACTTGCAAAGATCATGGATCATCAACTTTCTTACAGCAACAATGTTGCTTCCTGTGTTTATATTTTCTGGGAAAATCTTCAGGCTACTGG CTTTTTCACTGCAGAAATTCTTGCAAACTCAGCTCAAGAACATGATTGTTGGGTGGCTTTCTGCTGCTTCATTTGTGGTTCATGTGATCTTGTCATGGATTTTTGTGAGCAAGCTCAACTGGGGAATTCCAGGAGCTATGACTGCTATGAATATTTCAAGTTGGCTGGTGATAATTGGAGAGCTGGTTTATGTGTTTGGTGGGTGGTGTCCTGATACTTGGAGAGGATTCACTTCAGCTGCCTTCACTGATTTAGTTCCTGTAATTAAGCTCTCAATCTCTTCAGGTTTGATGCTCTG CTTAGAGTTTTGGTACAATGCTTTACTAGTCCTCCTGGCTGGTTACATGGAAAATGCAGCAACTCAAGTCTCTGCACTGTCCATTTG CCTTAACATCACAGGCTGGGAATTTATGCTGTGTGTTGGCTTCCTAACAGCCTCCAG TGTGAGAGTTTCAAATGAACTGGGAAGAGGAGATGCTAAAGCTGCAAAATTTTCTGTTAAAGTCATTTTCTTCACTTCACTGTGCGTCGGAGTGCTTTTCTTCTTTGTATGTTTAGTATTTGATAGCCAAATTGCTAAACTGTTCACCAATGAACAAGATGTCATTAAAGCTGTTTCCAGTCTCTCTCTCCTGCTTGCCTTGTCTGTTTTGCTTAACAGCTTCCAGACAGTACTTACAG GAGTGGCTGTAGGAGCTGGTCGACAGAGTATGGTTGCGTATGTTAACATGAGCAGCTATTACATTGTTGGAGTTCCAATTGGAGTTGTTCTTGGATATGTGGCTCATCTGCAAATCAAG GGTATCTGGATTGGAATGACAATAGGAGTTGTCTTGCAAGTTTTGCTACTTGGCTACTTTACATCAAAAACTAATTGGGATGAACAG GTGATAAAAGTATCGAAACATCTCGATCGTTGGCTCTTAAGCAAATCTGAAGAATCAAATAATGAAAATTCCATATGA
- the LOC110620641 gene encoding protein DETOXIFICATION 24 isoform X3 — protein sequence MSSATDTLCGQAFGARQYHMMGVYLQRSWIINFLTATMLLPVFIFSGKIFRLLGEEEEIADSAGYISVLFIPMLYFFALAFSLQKFLQTQLKNMIVGWLSAASFVVHVILSWIFVSKLNWGIPGAMTAMNISSWLVIIGELVYVFGGWCPDTWRGFTSAAFTDLVPVIKLSISSGLMLCLEFWYNALLVLLAGYMENAATQVSALSICLNITGWEFMLCVGFLTASSVRVSNELGRGDAKAAKFSVKVIFFTSLCVGVLFFFVCLVFDSQIAKLFTNEQDVIKAVSSLSLLLALSVLLNSFQTVLTGVAVGAGRQSMVAYVNMSSYYIVGVPIGVVLGYVAHLQIKGIWIGMTIGVVLQVLLLGYFTSKTNWDEQVIKVSKHLDRWLLSKSEESNNENSI from the exons ATGTCAAGTGCTACAGACACTTTATGTGGACAGGCATTTGGAGCAAGACAATATCACATGATGGGTGTCTACTTGCAAAGATCATGGATCATCAACTTTCTTACAGCAACAATGTTGCTTCCTGTGTTTATATTTTCTGGGAAAATCTTCAGGCTACTGGGTGAGGAAGAAGAGATTGCTGATTCTGCTGGATACATCTCTGTGTTGTTTATTCCTATGCTCTACTTCTTTGCCTTAGCTTTTTCACTGCAGAAATTCTTGCAAACTCAGCTCAAGAACATGATTGTTGGGTGGCTTTCTGCTGCTTCATTTGTGGTTCATGTGATCTTGTCATGGATTTTTGTGAGCAAGCTCAACTGGGGAATTCCAGGAGCTATGACTGCTATGAATATTTCAAGTTGGCTGGTGATAATTGGAGAGCTGGTTTATGTGTTTGGTGGGTGGTGTCCTGATACTTGGAGAGGATTCACTTCAGCTGCCTTCACTGATTTAGTTCCTGTAATTAAGCTCTCAATCTCTTCAGGTTTGATGCTCTG CTTAGAGTTTTGGTACAATGCTTTACTAGTCCTCCTGGCTGGTTACATGGAAAATGCAGCAACTCAAGTCTCTGCACTGTCCATTTG CCTTAACATCACAGGCTGGGAATTTATGCTGTGTGTTGGCTTCCTAACAGCCTCCAG TGTGAGAGTTTCAAATGAACTGGGAAGAGGAGATGCTAAAGCTGCAAAATTTTCTGTTAAAGTCATTTTCTTCACTTCACTGTGCGTCGGAGTGCTTTTCTTCTTTGTATGTTTAGTATTTGATAGCCAAATTGCTAAACTGTTCACCAATGAACAAGATGTCATTAAAGCTGTTTCCAGTCTCTCTCTCCTGCTTGCCTTGTCTGTTTTGCTTAACAGCTTCCAGACAGTACTTACAG GAGTGGCTGTAGGAGCTGGTCGACAGAGTATGGTTGCGTATGTTAACATGAGCAGCTATTACATTGTTGGAGTTCCAATTGGAGTTGTTCTTGGATATGTGGCTCATCTGCAAATCAAG GGTATCTGGATTGGAATGACAATAGGAGTTGTCTTGCAAGTTTTGCTACTTGGCTACTTTACATCAAAAACTAATTGGGATGAACAG GTGATAAAAGTATCGAAACATCTCGATCGTTGGCTCTTAAGCAAATCTGAAGAATCAAATAATGAAAATTCCATATGA
- the LOC110620350 gene encoding protein GrpE, giving the protein MATALKTPLFRASLKPRLLTTAATNNISLNSSLLSCLPFKHRSISAKLSPTNFPQFAAKSSPRLVKFVPFCSQAETKTTESQEIQEPEIQASPSAHDSSDIEVVGEDDASDVEDSASSEDVADLEESPSSIIMASLQSYKEALASNDESKIAAFEAFLKSVEDEKIELEKKVTSLTEELLIEKDRILRISAYFDYFRKSRERERLSLVTNAKGEIVESLLPVLDNFERAKSEIKLETEGEEKINNSYQSIYKQFVQILGSLGVISVETTGNPFDPSAKNRVGSKLSQVLGDIIRKFDQVYSGFMKNWIRF; this is encoded by the exons ATGGCGACTGCCCTTAAAACGCCACTGTTTAGGGCGTCACTCAAGCCTCGACTGCTTACCACAGCCGCCACCAACAATATTTCCTTAAATTCTTCCCTTCTCTCTTGTCTTCCATTTAAACATAGAAGCATTAGCGCCAAACTTTCTCCCACAAATTTTCCCCAGTTCGCCGCCAAATCTTCTCCCCGGTTGGTAAAGTTCGTTCCTTTCTGTTCTCAAGCAGAAACCAAAACCACCGAGTCTCAAGAGATTCAGGAACCAGAAATACAGGCATCACCCTCTGCCCAT GATTCTTCAGATATCGAAGTTGTTGGGGAAGACGATGCTAGTGATGTGGAAGATAGTGCCAGCAGTGAAGATGTTGCTGATCTTGAAGAATCACCTTCTTCAATCATCATGGCTTCTCTCCAGTCATACAAAGAAGCTTTGGCAAGTAATGATGAGTCCAAAATTGCTGCATTTGAAGCTTTTCTAAAATCTGTTGAAGATGAGAAAATTGAACTTGAAAAGAAGGTTACTAGTTTGACTGAAGAACTGTTAATAGAAAAAGATCGTATTCTCAGGATTAGTGCATACTTTGACTATTTCCGGAAGAGCAGAGAGAGGGAAAGGCTTTCGTTGGTAACAAATGCAAAAGGGGAAATTGTGGAGAGCTTGTTGCCTGTTTTGGATAATTTTGAGAGAGCTAAATCCGAGATTAAATTGGAAACTGAAGGAGAAGAGAAGATCAATAACAGCTATCAGAGCATATACAAGCAATTCGTACAAATTCTAGGTTCACTTGGTGTTATCTCTGTGGAGACGACAGGGAACCCCTTTGATCCGTCG GCAAAGAACCGAGTTGGCTCAAAACTTAGTCAAGTACTTGGTGATATAATTCGAAAGTTTGATCAAGTTTATTCAGGTTTTATGAAGAATTGGATACGCTTTTAG
- the LOC110620893 gene encoding probable ADP-ribosylation factor GTPase-activating protein AGD14 has translation MGSRKEEERNEKIIRGLMKLPPNRRCINCNSLGPQYVCTNFWTFICMTCSGIHREFTHRVKSVSMSKFTSQEVEALQNGGNQRAREIYLRDWDQQRQRLPDNSNVDKVREFIKTVYVDKRYAGGKTLDKPPRDLQRHRNHEDETRRASSYHSYSQSPPYDFQYEDRRYGKQTAVLTRKPGSDRGLYVGKMSSFICSPTRLNEKMFEDRFANEGSVSRISDYSVSSGGDPSSAESPNFQKDIGYVSPPIQTPRNNSNEIAHNQIIDLFSEENFKRDAEGFPRRQSTASLGSVGSFDSNSTSFKSYNSGNLPDAVTEPECANGVQQNSRMPTFPESVSTPKSCDSLDHFKAPVVAESDASGSSPIDLFQLPTASPASSINLFQAPLDPALSLNANQTNQTSLPSSTDLFGGIFQQQSVTNPDSSVPKNEGWATFDTQPIAFTPGTGNLTPSEIPSSVGTLANFDQVSSLGTGVQWPPFQNSIAQGSSLMPSPWDNDLHNLQASVNTVSTQTWNAFDNSITQLPLEGRNEGSLPRVATHMPSSTANPYSGLKVSEEPSKDGIQRAALCEGLSGLNGPLGIVLEPSYTPSVNPMMEAPQPQAINHKSTNPFDLPYDSDLEPSMFLEMSSLQTTLPNDHLPATFLGGVSEPWFPQDPATTYIPAAPQGSLAYMAGQAPSPQLANGQTQGPLASVGGNPFA, from the exons ATGGGAAGTAGGAAGGAAGAAGAACGCAACGAGAAGATTATTAGAGGTCTCATGAAGTTGCCACCTAATCGTCGCTGCATCAACTGCAATAGCTTG GGTCCGCAGTATGTTTGCACTAATTTCTGGACTTTCATTTGTATGACTTGTAGTGGGATTCA TCGGGAGTTCACTCATCGTGTAAAGTCTGTATCAATGTCCAAGTTCACGTCTCAAGAAGTTGAAGCGCTTCAAAATGGTGGTAATCAG CGTGCAAGGGAAATATACTTGAGGGATTGGGACCAACAAAGGCAGAGATTGCCTGATAACAG CAATGTTGACAAAGTACGAGAATTTATAAAGACTGTATATGTTGATAAAAGATATGCTGGCGGAAAGACCCTTGACAAGCCTCCGAGAGATTTGCAG AGACATAGAAACCATGAAGATGAGACTAGGCGTGCAAGCTCATATCATTCATATTCTCAAAGTCCTCCTTATGACTTCCAGTATGAAGATCGGCGTTACGGAAAGCAAACTGCTGTTCTCACACGGAAACCTGGTTCAGATAGAGGCCTTTATGTCGGGAAGATGTCTAGTTTTATTTGCAGTCCTACCCGCTTAAATGAAAAAATGTTTGAGGACAGGTTTGCTAATGAGGGCTCTGTTTCTAGGATTTCAGACTATTCTGTATCTAGTGGGGGTGATCCAAGCAGTGCAGAGTCCCCAAATTTTCAGAAGGATATCGGCTATGTCAGTCCACCCATTCAGACTCCAAGGAATAATTCAAATGAAATTGCACATAATCAAATTATAGATCTATTTTCAGAGGAAAACTTTAAAAGAGATGCAGAAGGGTTTCCGCGTAGACAG AGCACTGCATCTTTAGGAAGTGTTGGATCATTTGATAGCAATTCCACATCTTTCAAGTCCTATAATTCTGGTAATTTACCAGATGCTGTCACAGAACCTGAGTGTGCTAATGGGGTTCAACAAAACAGTAGAATGCCCACTTTCCCAGAGTCAGTATCAACTCCTAAGAGTTGTGATAGCTTGGATCATTTTAAGGCACCCGTCGTTGCAGAATCAGATGCTTCTGGATCTTCACCAATTGATTTGTTTCAATTGCCAACAGCATCACCAGCATCATCTATCAATCTGTTTCAGGCACCACTGGACCCAGCTCTATCTTTGAATGCAAATCAAACTAACCAAACTTCTCTTCCCTCTTCCACTGATCTCTTCGGTGGGATTTTTCAGCAGCAATCAGTTACTAATCCAGATTCATCAGTCCCTAAAAACGAAGGGTGGGCTACTTTTGATACTCAGCCAATAGCATTCACTCCAGGGACCGGAAATCTTACACCTTCAGAAATACCTTCAAGTGTAGGTACTTTGGCAAATTTTGACCAGGTTTCATCCTTAGGTACAGGTGTGCAGTGGCCACCATTTCAGAACTCAATTGCCCAAGGGTCATCATTGATGCCTAGTCCCTGGGACAATGATTTGCACAATCTTCAAGCTTCTGTTAACACAGTTAGTACTCAG ACATGGAATGCTTTTGACAATTCTATTACTCAGCTTCCTTTAGAGGGCAGAAATGAAGGTAGTCTACCACGAGTAGCAACTCACATGCCTTCATCAACTGCTAACCCATATTCAGGATTGAAGGTTTCGGAG GAGCCTAGTAAAGATGGGATTCAAAGAGCTGCTCTGTGTGAAGGGCTTTCTGGTCTGAATGGACCGTTGGGCATTGTTCTGGAGCCATCATATACCCCTTCAGTGAATCCTATGATG gaaGCCCCTCAACCACAGGCAATCAATCATAAATCAACTAATCCATTTGATCTTCCATATGATTCTGATTTGGAGCCCAGTATG TTCTTGGAAATGAGCTCATTGCAAACCACACTTCCTAATGATCACTTGCCAGCAACCTTCCTTGGCGGTGTGTCTGAACCATGGTTTCCTCAAGATCCAGCAACAACTTATATTCCAGCTGCACCACaag GTAGCTTGGCATATATGGCAGGACAGGCACCAAGCCCTCAATTAGC AAACGGGCAAACGCAAGGACCTCTTGCTTCTGTTGGTGGGAATCCATTTGCTTAA
- the LOC110620641 gene encoding protein DETOXIFICATION 24 isoform X1, translating into MEERLIESEAKDINDLKKRIWAENKKIWKVGFPATLARVSQYGMFVVTQSFIGHVGELELAGYALIQIITVRFANGILLGMSSATDTLCGQAFGARQYHMMGVYLQRSWIINFLTATMLLPVFIFSGKIFRLLGEEEEIADSAGYISVLFIPMLYFFALAFSLQKFLQTQLKNMIVGWLSAASFVVHVILSWIFVSKLNWGIPGAMTAMNISSWLVIIGELVYVFGGWCPDTWRGFTSAAFTDLVPVIKLSISSGLMLCLEFWYNALLVLLAGYMENAATQVSALSICLNITGWEFMLCVGFLTASSVRVSNELGRGDAKAAKFSVKVIFFTSLCVGVLFFFVCLVFDSQIAKLFTNEQDVIKAVSSLSLLLALSVLLNSFQTVLTGVAVGAGRQSMVAYVNMSSYYIVGVPIGVVLGYVAHLQIKGIWIGMTIGVVLQVLLLGYFTSKTNWDEQVIKVSKHLDRWLLSKSEESNNENSI; encoded by the exons atggAAGAGAGGCTAATTGAATCAGAAGCAAAAGATATTAACGATTTGAAAAAGAGAATTTGGGCAGAAAACAAGAAGATATGGAAGGTTGGATTTCCTGCAACCTTAGCAAGAGTATCACAATATGGAATGTTTGTAGTAACACAGTCATTCATTGGACATGTCGGGGAGCTAGAACTTGCAGGTTatgcactcatccaaatcattACTGTTAGATTTGCAAATGGGATATTG CTGGGCATGTCAAGTGCTACAGACACTTTATGTGGACAGGCATTTGGAGCAAGACAATATCACATGATGGGTGTCTACTTGCAAAGATCATGGATCATCAACTTTCTTACAGCAACAATGTTGCTTCCTGTGTTTATATTTTCTGGGAAAATCTTCAGGCTACTGGGTGAGGAAGAAGAGATTGCTGATTCTGCTGGATACATCTCTGTGTTGTTTATTCCTATGCTCTACTTCTTTGCCTTAGCTTTTTCACTGCAGAAATTCTTGCAAACTCAGCTCAAGAACATGATTGTTGGGTGGCTTTCTGCTGCTTCATTTGTGGTTCATGTGATCTTGTCATGGATTTTTGTGAGCAAGCTCAACTGGGGAATTCCAGGAGCTATGACTGCTATGAATATTTCAAGTTGGCTGGTGATAATTGGAGAGCTGGTTTATGTGTTTGGTGGGTGGTGTCCTGATACTTGGAGAGGATTCACTTCAGCTGCCTTCACTGATTTAGTTCCTGTAATTAAGCTCTCAATCTCTTCAGGTTTGATGCTCTG CTTAGAGTTTTGGTACAATGCTTTACTAGTCCTCCTGGCTGGTTACATGGAAAATGCAGCAACTCAAGTCTCTGCACTGTCCATTTG CCTTAACATCACAGGCTGGGAATTTATGCTGTGTGTTGGCTTCCTAACAGCCTCCAG TGTGAGAGTTTCAAATGAACTGGGAAGAGGAGATGCTAAAGCTGCAAAATTTTCTGTTAAAGTCATTTTCTTCACTTCACTGTGCGTCGGAGTGCTTTTCTTCTTTGTATGTTTAGTATTTGATAGCCAAATTGCTAAACTGTTCACCAATGAACAAGATGTCATTAAAGCTGTTTCCAGTCTCTCTCTCCTGCTTGCCTTGTCTGTTTTGCTTAACAGCTTCCAGACAGTACTTACAG GAGTGGCTGTAGGAGCTGGTCGACAGAGTATGGTTGCGTATGTTAACATGAGCAGCTATTACATTGTTGGAGTTCCAATTGGAGTTGTTCTTGGATATGTGGCTCATCTGCAAATCAAG GGTATCTGGATTGGAATGACAATAGGAGTTGTCTTGCAAGTTTTGCTACTTGGCTACTTTACATCAAAAACTAATTGGGATGAACAG GTGATAAAAGTATCGAAACATCTCGATCGTTGGCTCTTAAGCAAATCTGAAGAATCAAATAATGAAAATTCCATATGA